CAAAGTTTAATGCTCCACCTTCTTCAATCCAAGCAGCTGCAGGATCTGACATGGCAATATTAATCTTATGCTGACCACTTGTGGTAATAACAGTCGCCAGTCCACGCATGATATTTTCTTCTTCAAGCGTTTCAATTAGTCTACTATCATATTCTTCCGGTACTAGATAACCACCATCGGCATCCACACCTTCCTGCAAAATATCACTTACTTTCTTGAAGTTCGTTCTAAGTGCTGTAAGCATGGACTCTTTATATTCATCTCTTGCTCTACCTTTCTTTTCAGGCTTATCATCAACCTTCATTGGTTTTGTTACAATAGCATCAGACAGAGGCTTAGATAGTTCTTTATCCATTTCCTCAATCTTCTGCAGACGCTCAATTTCTAAGCTATAGTTATGGACTTTCTTTTCCATTTCATCATAGGCCTTAGCATCTTCTTCAGAAATAAGTCCATCCTTATCTCTCTTGCTATCAAGGAATGCTTTCGCACCCTCCCAAGCCTTATTACGTTTTTCAATCATTTCTAAAATCTTACTCATAGTGTTCTACCTCCAATTTTTTATTAAAAAAAGACGGTCCATTAATTCATCCGCCTTGATACCTTTATTTGTTTCTTTGTTTTCTATCTTGCATTTTGATGCAATCTTATCCATCAGTGAATTAACTACCTGTGCTTTTGAATACATCGTGCTCACTTGCGGAACTTCCATATCAGTTGTTTCACTTCTTTTTAAGATATCATCTGCAAAGCCAAGCTCCACTGCTTTATGTGCATCCATCCATGTTTCCGAATCCATTAGATGGGATAGTTTTGCTCTGGACATCCCAGTCTTAATTTCATAAGCATTGATGATAGATTCTTTCACTTCATCTAGCATTGAGATTGCTTTTTCAATCTCACCCTTATTTCCAAAAGCGATGGTCATAGGATTATGGATCATTAGCATGGACACCGGACTCATTAAAACTTTTGTACCTGCCATCGCAATAACAGATGCTGCACTTGCTGCTATTCCATCAATTTTTACTGTGACATCTCCTTTATAGTCGATTAGCATATTGTAGATTTGGGCTGCTGCCACGCAGTCACCTCCTGGCG
This genomic window from Solobacterium moorei contains:
- a CDS encoding head maturation protease, ClpP-related translates to MKKFWKWKNQVMRNQNEEEVTERILFLNGTIAEESWFDDDVTPQLFKEELNQGNGNITVWINSPGGDCVAAAQIYNMLIDYKGDVTVKIDGIAASAASVIAMAGTKVLMSPVSMLMIHNPMTIAFGNKGEIEKAISMLDEVKESIINAYEIKTGMSRAKLSHLMDSETWMDAHKAVELGFADDILKRSETTDMEVPQVSTMYSKAQVVNSLMDKIASKCKIENKETNKGIKADELMDRLFLIKNWR